tttctttctttttttatttgagaagTAAGCCTACCTTCTACTCATCCTCTAATACTGTTCAGATATTTGAGATACTCTCAAATTTTCTCACTTCTGAGTCATGGTTATCTGACCCTTGTGTGAATCCCAGAGAAGGCAGATAACCCAGATCAAGCTGCTGAGTTTCACCAGACCTCATGCTCCACATTTGTGTTAGAACAAGTACAAAGCTTTTTATCTCTAAGCTCCAAGGTTGCTCTTAACTGTTCAGAGATAATCCTAAGAGAGGGATAAAGAAGGCAGGTGAGTGTCTCAAAGGATAATGGACAATGGTTGATCAACATTATTAACTGTTGTACCAAATAACGGAATAAACAGTTCGTAAATTGTGTAATTAAGGGTTATATGTCTAGTCATTtactttaagaaatttaaaatagagtATCTCCATGtctatttagttttcttttcttttctcagtcaTCTAGATGATTTGACAGCAACATGGAAACAGGAAATCAAACAAGACTGTCGTATTTTATACTTCTGGGGTTTTCCCAAGACTCAGAGAATCAACCCATCCTATTCTGTCTGTTCCTGTccatgtacctgatcactgtgttgggaaacctgctcatcatcctgtCTGTCTGCTCAGACTCTCACCTACACACCCCATGTACTTCTTTCTCTCCAACCTGTCCTTGGCTGACATCTGTTTCGCCTCCACCATCATCCTgaagatgctgctgaacatccagaCAGAGTGCAAAGCCATCACCTATGCAGGCTGCATCACTCAGATGTGTTTTTTTATGGTGTTTGGAGGTTTGGACACTTTTCTCCTCACAATAATGGCCTATGACCAGTTtgtggccatctgtcaccccTTACACTACACACTCATCATGAACCCCCGCCTCTGTGGCCTGCTGGTTCTCATGTCCTGGTTCATCAGCATAACATACTCCCTGACCCAGAGTCTGTTGACATTGCGGCTGTCTTTCTGTACCAACTGGGAGATTTC
This window of the Desmodus rotundus isolate HL8 chromosome 9, HLdesRot8A.1, whole genome shotgun sequence genome carries:
- the LOC128779218 gene encoding LOW QUALITY PROTEIN: olfactory receptor 7C1-like (The sequence of the model RefSeq protein was modified relative to this genomic sequence to represent the inferred CDS: inserted 1 base in 1 codon); translated protein: METGNQTRLSYFILLGFSQDSENQPILFCLFLSMYLITVLGNLLIILSVCSDSHLHXPMYFFLSNLSLADICFASTIILKMLLNIQTECKAITYAGCITQMCFFMVFGGLDTFLLTIMAYDQFVAICHPLHYTLIMNPRLCGLLVLMSWFISITYSLTQSLLTLRLSFCTNWEISHFYCELAQALMLACSDTLVNHIVFYMVTGFLGIVPFSGILCSYIQIVSSILRIPSADGKYKAFSTCGSHLSTVSLFYGTGLGVYLSSDAPSWRGMTASVMYTLVTPMLNPFIYSLRNRDIKKALQKVLGRTLYVP